The following are encoded together in the Pleurocapsa sp. FMAR1 genome:
- a CDS encoding PDR/VanB family oxidoreductase — MNEQIVKVAEITQLTPRIKSLRLVSADEKRLAAFSPGSHVAIEITLKQKKRYNSYSLCSSPYKTDSYEIAVLLSENSRGVSQYLHQLSVETELNIGFPKNSFSMFSLARKYVLIAGGIGITPLLSMLTALSRSKTPFELHYAAKSPEECAFYKFLQQQYSSQVKFYFSKKGDRLDPKQVLKEQPLGTHLYLCAPHSLMADCRSAAQALGYPNSAIHRELFGAVKTNKVKPFTAILAQSKKEVEVTPDQTLLEALEAADIAANYSCRAGGCGACEVKVLEGEIIHLDSYYSSEEKAAQDRILACISRAKSKQLVIDL; from the coding sequence ATGAACGAGCAAATTGTAAAAGTTGCAGAAATTACCCAATTAACGCCAAGAATAAAAAGTCTGCGCTTAGTTAGTGCTGATGAAAAGAGGCTTGCAGCATTTTCTCCTGGAAGTCATGTGGCGATAGAAATTACTCTAAAACAAAAAAAACGCTATAATTCCTATTCTTTGTGTAGTTCTCCTTATAAAACAGATTCTTATGAAATTGCGGTACTTTTAAGCGAAAACTCTCGTGGTGTTTCTCAATATTTACATCAATTATCGGTAGAAACAGAATTAAATATTGGGTTTCCTAAAAACTCTTTTTCTATGTTTAGTTTAGCAAGAAAATATGTTTTAATTGCTGGAGGTATTGGCATTACACCTTTGCTTTCGATGCTGACTGCTTTGAGTAGATCTAAAACTCCCTTTGAATTACATTACGCTGCTAAATCTCCAGAAGAATGCGCTTTTTACAAATTTCTACAGCAGCAATACAGTTCCCAAGTTAAATTTTATTTTAGTAAAAAAGGCGATCGCCTCGATCCGAAGCAAGTTCTCAAAGAGCAACCGTTAGGGACTCATCTTTATTTATGCGCTCCTCATAGTTTAATGGCAGATTGTCGCAGTGCGGCACAGGCATTAGGATATCCTAATTCGGCGATTCATAGAGAACTTTTTGGAGCGGTTAAAACCAATAAAGTTAAGCCATTTACTGCTATTCTGGCTCAGTCTAAAAAAGAAGTGGAAGTAACCCCAGATCAAACTTTATTAGAAGCACTAGAAGCTGCTGATATTGCTGCTAACTATTCTTGTCGCGCGGGTGGCTGCGGGGCTTGTGAAGTAAAAGTTTTAGAGGGAGAAATTATTCACTTAGATAGTTATTATTCTTCAGAAGAAAAAGCTGCACAAGACCGTATTTTGGCTTGTATCTCTCGCGCAAAAAGTAAACAATTAGTAATCGATCTGTGA
- a CDS encoding RNA-guided endonuclease InsQ/TnpB family protein yields MRNVVKVRLYPSSEQQLSLAKAFGSCRYIWNFCLAENNRIYKETGKGISAITMKKWIPQLKKNEKTKWLKETYSQCLQSSVINLGIAYKNFFEKRGGYPSFKSRYGKQSLQYPQNVKVIDSGLNFPKIGEIKANIHRSFDGELKTVTVSKTKTNKYYASLLFDNGLPEPESNINGKVLGIDLGISSYCITSDGSKYDNPHHFKKHEHNLKRKQQKLSRKQKGSNSRNKATRLVARAHEKISNARQDFLHKLSRKLVDKNQVIVCENLNIKGMVRNHKLAKAISNCGWGMFLNFLKCKCKQEGKVFLQIDRFFPSSKTCNNCLNVVGSLSLDIRTWDCPSCNTLDIDRDVNAAKNCRDEGIRILSCGTRDTAKGGNVRQRRGRKSTVVAVADDFGSPHRNL; encoded by the coding sequence ATGAGAAACGTAGTAAAAGTAAGATTGTATCCATCATCAGAACAGCAACTCTCTCTCGCCAAAGCTTTTGGAAGTTGCCGTTATATCTGGAATTTTTGTCTTGCCGAGAATAATCGGATATATAAAGAAACTGGAAAGGGTATATCTGCTATTACTATGAAAAAGTGGATTCCTCAATTGAAGAAAAACGAGAAGACAAAATGGTTAAAAGAAACTTATTCTCAGTGTCTTCAGTCTTCAGTGATTAATCTTGGTATAGCTTACAAAAACTTTTTTGAGAAACGAGGAGGTTATCCTAGTTTTAAAAGCAGGTATGGCAAGCAATCTTTGCAGTATCCACAAAATGTCAAGGTAATTGATAGTGGTCTTAACTTCCCTAAGATTGGAGAAATTAAAGCTAATATACATCGTTCATTTGATGGTGAACTTAAGACTGTTACAGTAAGCAAAACCAAAACTAATAAATACTATGCTTCGTTGTTATTTGATAATGGATTACCCGAACCAGAGTCAAATATTAATGGGAAAGTGTTAGGGATTGATTTGGGCATTTCTAGTTACTGTATTACCAGTGATGGAAGTAAGTATGATAACCCACATCATTTCAAAAAGCATGAGCATAATTTAAAACGTAAGCAGCAAAAATTATCTAGGAAGCAAAAGGGTTCAAACTCTAGAAATAAAGCTACAAGGTTAGTAGCTAGAGCGCATGAAAAGATAAGTAATGCTCGTCAAGATTTTCTACATAAACTGTCTCGTAAATTGGTAGACAAAAACCAAGTTATCGTTTGCGAGAATTTGAATATAAAAGGGATGGTTCGTAACCACAAGCTAGCAAAAGCTATCAGTAATTGTGGATGGGGAATGTTTCTTAATTTTCTGAAGTGCAAGTGTAAGCAAGAAGGAAAAGTTTTTCTTCAGATAGATAGATTTTTTCCCTCAAGCAAAACTTGTAATAACTGCCTGAATGTAGTTGGTAGCTTGTCTCTTGATATCCGCACTTGGGATTGCCCAAGCTGTAACACTCTTGATATCGACAGAGACGTTAACGCGGCTAAAAATTGCAGAGATGAAGGCATCAGAATATTGTCTTGTGGGACGCGAGACACTGCCAAGGGAGGCAATGTAAGACAACGCAGAGGGCGCAAGTCAACTGTTGTTGCTGTTGCCGATGATTTTGGAAGCCCACATCGTAATCTTTGA
- the rfbB gene encoding dTDP-glucose 4,6-dehydratase translates to MQQDNRKPRRILITGGAGFIGSNFVHHWCNSYQGDRVVVLDALTYAGNKANLASLENNSDLRFVQGDICDRTLIDHLLESENIDTVAHLAAESHVDRSIIGPGAFVQTNMVGTFTLLEAFRQRWNKREQPNDRFLHVSTDEVYGSLEANDPAFTETTPYTPNSPYSASKAGSDHLARAYFHTYGMPTMITNCSNNYGPYHFPEKLIPLMCINILLGKPLPVYGDGQNIRDWLYVEDHCRALDVVIHQGQPGETYNVGGNNEVKNIDLVEQLCSLMDELAPDLPITPAKNLITFVKDRAGHDRRYAIDASKIKRELGWTPQETVAAGLRHTVEWYLANRDWWQPLLSDEYKNYYDQVYAEPNLS, encoded by the coding sequence ATGCAACAAGATAATAGAAAGCCTCGGAGAATATTGATTACAGGGGGAGCAGGTTTTATTGGCTCTAATTTTGTTCATCATTGGTGCAACAGTTACCAAGGCGATCGCGTCGTGGTTTTAGATGCCTTAACCTATGCGGGGAATAAAGCTAATCTAGCGAGTTTAGAAAACAATTCTGATTTAAGGTTTGTTCAGGGAGATATATGCGATCGCACTTTGATCGATCATCTTCTAGAGTCAGAAAATATTGATACTGTGGCACACTTAGCTGCCGAATCTCATGTAGATCGCTCGATCATTGGTCCTGGAGCCTTTGTGCAAACTAACATGGTGGGAACTTTTACCCTCTTAGAAGCGTTTCGCCAACGCTGGAACAAAAGAGAGCAGCCAAATGACCGTTTTCTCCATGTTTCTACTGATGAAGTCTATGGCAGCTTAGAAGCTAACGATCCCGCCTTTACCGAAACCACACCCTATACTCCCAACAGTCCTTACTCGGCTTCTAAAGCGGGAAGCGATCATTTGGCGAGGGCATATTTCCATACCTACGGAATGCCGACGATGATCACTAACTGCTCCAATAATTATGGACCTTATCATTTCCCAGAAAAGCTGATCCCTTTAATGTGCATTAACATCCTCTTGGGTAAACCTCTACCTGTATATGGTGATGGGCAAAATATTCGCGACTGGCTTTATGTGGAAGATCACTGTCGTGCTTTAGATGTGGTGATTCATCAAGGTCAACCAGGAGAAACCTATAACGTTGGGGGAAATAACGAAGTTAAAAACATCGATTTGGTAGAGCAGCTATGCAGCCTAATGGATGAGCTTGCACCAGATTTACCCATTACTCCTGCTAAAAATCTGATTACCTTTGTCAAAGATCGTGCAGGACATGACCGTCGTTATGCCATTGATGCCAGCAAAATTAAACGGGAGCTAGGCTGGACTCCTCAAGAAACCGTTGCAGCAGGTTTGCGCCATACTGTGGAATGGTATTTAGCCAATCGCGATTGGTGGCAACCTTTGTTAAGCGACGAATACAAAAACTATTACGATCAGGTGTACGCAGAACCAAATCTAAGTTAA
- a CDS encoding cupin domain-containing protein, translating to MQAQEKVSEFVAAKPGVQVLKASAISDMADLAIRCDFPGLKSQIVEFPITDTEKPLTAGRFTIQKSADLPFDYDFLEVKIVISGSIRVKDSDGVIHKANVGDVIVFTPPTSVVFLCDSEGEAVYMAHREQAPMFSQNGESQPVLSTKPGIQLIKAGTPETIEVAPIVELPDHKSKIIDLPISEADRPLSLGRFAMQPSIDFPFLYEYLEVKVILKGKICVKDEQGVKYEATPGDIYIFTPQTVVTFLAESDGEAVYAGHREQEPLFLL from the coding sequence ATGCAAGCTCAAGAAAAAGTATCAGAATTTGTCGCAGCTAAACCAGGAGTACAGGTACTTAAAGCAAGTGCAATTTCAGATATGGCAGATTTAGCCATACGCTGTGATTTCCCTGGATTAAAAAGTCAGATCGTAGAATTTCCCATTACAGATACGGAAAAGCCATTGACCGCAGGACGTTTTACGATTCAAAAGTCCGCAGATTTACCATTTGACTACGATTTTTTAGAAGTAAAGATCGTTATTTCTGGCTCGATCCGCGTCAAAGATAGTGACGGGGTAATTCATAAAGCCAATGTCGGGGACGTTATTGTTTTTACTCCCCCAACTTCTGTAGTTTTCCTCTGTGACTCAGAAGGCGAAGCGGTTTATATGGCTCATCGCGAACAAGCACCAATGTTTAGTCAGAATGGGGAAAGTCAGCCTGTACTCTCAACCAAACCAGGGATTCAACTAATTAAAGCAGGTACGCCAGAAACAATTGAAGTTGCGCCCATAGTCGAACTTCCCGACCACAAAAGTAAAATTATCGACCTGCCTATTTCCGAAGCAGATAGACCTCTTTCTTTGGGTCGTTTTGCCATGCAGCCATCGATTGATTTTCCCTTTCTCTACGAGTATTTAGAGGTAAAGGTAATACTCAAGGGCAAAATATGCGTTAAAGACGAACAGGGAGTTAAATATGAAGCAACTCCAGGAGACATTTATATTTTTACTCCCCAAACCGTAGTAACTTTCTTAGCAGAATCAGATGGTGAGGCTGTCTACGCAGGACATCGTGAACAAGAACCTCTTTTCCTTCTTTGA
- a CDS encoding tetratricopeptide repeat protein produces MIQIDEAQVCLNQAQIYWQKQEWQLTIQACAKALALNQKLTDAYKLMGDALQKTGKIKEALGYYLQAISIEPNFAEVYANLGFLYAKQEQWSQAIVHYQKAIHVKPELVGVYRQLAKVYQKLQQPEKAQVYLTQADEIEKRSTKVLSSSLERQQSSTSVINSVQSLDEYLRQGQLLKQQGEFQPALEQYFQAAKLEPRRVNTYREIVVLCEQLELWSEAAKYCQVILKLTNSASLNASQTNPQAVTPVQTNRQSSKFFAQEAEQYYSLGTLHTKKEEWSAAVESYQKAIALNPKMAKAYRDLARAQTQLGDKKQSAEHLLKAISLDNENVSAAEYLELGKNLVSWGNQQSALTCYRRAIARQPELIAAYLGLGELLVQMGAIKKAIACYVEALKHGQDDPQLYYRLGSLYRLQSQWSQATLCYQRATQYDAKNSAAFHQLGEVLTHQELWSEAIVAYRQAIELNSDFFWSYNNLGYALIQLEQWSEAITIYQQAIKLNPQFPWSYYNLAEAYGKLDRWDRAVDFYQQAAKIQPDLPKIQLKLGDALFRRSQQDREVALKHFQLAIEQNPDDPEVYHHALAIDKTNLKFYLKLGDILVRSGEIDQAIVTYQMALQIQPKNGAAMARLQEILLKRPNCNVGQYISNVSTAVVEYSQSDLKSLGAELQQILPHSNEPQVSIIIPVYNQLNYTLDCLKAIATNVHKSTAIEIILVNDCSTDETKKILEPISAINLVNNQSNQGFIYSCNQGASLAKGKYLYFLNNDTQIKPNCIESLIEVLDQDHQVGAVGSKLIYAQGALQEAGGIIWQDASGWNYGRQDNANAPEYNYLRPVDYCSAASLMVRTEIFERLQGFEQDFAPAYYEDTDLCFAIRHQLGLKVMYQPKSEVIHYEGISSGTSTSSGTKKYQLVNGVKFRQKWQDVLNGQYLPNTGVANVPLASRKYLGNKTILIIDSYMPCYDKESGSRRLFELLKIFKSLNFHVIFAADNGYKAEPYTSVMENLQIEVLYTQQGYGNTIDQQINERLSLIDAAWICRPELNEKYTSLIKSKQSIKVIYDTIDLHYLRLKRAWELSAKQSPESAKDWQRMQATELRLASQADLTITVTAIEQEILQAQLEPKTISTDKVAVVPNIHFPYQGDIPSFHERSGILFIGSYNHPPNVDAILWLCQKIMPLVWQKQPDIKVTLLGSNVTPEVKALAGDKITVTGYVDDVSSYFLSHKLSVSPLRYGAGMKGKIGQSLEYSLPVVSTEIGTEGMNLQPEQILEANNTEDFAEQILRLYNDVNLWNSLSFNSWQAIAPYTPETIKQNIKELMQGLIE; encoded by the coding sequence ATGATCCAGATAGATGAGGCTCAAGTTTGTTTAAATCAAGCGCAGATTTATTGGCAAAAGCAAGAGTGGCAATTAACAATTCAAGCCTGTGCTAAAGCACTTGCTTTAAATCAAAAACTAACGGACGCTTATAAGTTAATGGGTGATGCCCTCCAAAAAACAGGCAAAATCAAAGAAGCTCTTGGCTATTATCTTCAAGCAATCTCTATTGAGCCAAATTTTGCTGAAGTCTATGCCAATCTAGGCTTTCTCTACGCTAAACAAGAACAATGGTCACAAGCTATTGTCCATTATCAAAAAGCAATTCACGTTAAACCTGAACTGGTTGGCGTATACCGACAGCTAGCAAAGGTATATCAAAAGCTACAACAACCTGAAAAAGCCCAGGTTTATCTAACTCAAGCTGATGAAATAGAGAAAAGGTCAACCAAAGTTTTGTCTTCTAGTTTAGAACGCCAGCAATCTTCCACAAGCGTTATCAATTCAGTTCAATCTTTAGATGAATATTTACGACAGGGGCAACTATTAAAGCAACAGGGAGAATTTCAGCCTGCTTTAGAACAGTATTTCCAGGCAGCCAAACTCGAACCACGAAGAGTAAATACATATCGAGAAATCGTTGTTCTTTGTGAGCAATTAGAGTTATGGTCAGAAGCAGCCAAATATTGTCAGGTAATTTTGAAGCTAACTAATTCTGCTAGTTTAAACGCTTCTCAAACTAATCCTCAAGCTGTTACACCAGTACAAACTAATCGACAATCTTCTAAATTCTTTGCCCAAGAAGCCGAACAATACTACAGTTTAGGCACTCTGCATACTAAAAAAGAAGAATGGTCAGCAGCAGTTGAATCTTACCAAAAAGCGATCGCCTTAAACCCAAAAATGGCGAAGGCATATCGCGATTTAGCCCGCGCTCAAACTCAACTTGGAGACAAAAAACAGTCTGCTGAACATTTGTTAAAGGCTATTTCTTTGGACAATGAAAATGTAAGTGCTGCTGAGTATTTAGAGTTAGGCAAAAACCTAGTCAGTTGGGGCAACCAACAGTCAGCCCTTACCTGCTATCGTCGAGCTATAGCCAGACAGCCTGAGCTTATAGCTGCATATTTGGGTTTGGGAGAATTATTAGTGCAGATGGGAGCTATAAAAAAGGCGATCGCCTGCTACGTTGAGGCTTTAAAACATGGACAGGATGATCCTCAATTGTACTATCGTTTAGGTAGTCTTTATCGGCTGCAATCACAGTGGTCACAGGCGACTCTTTGTTATCAAAGAGCAACTCAATACGATGCTAAAAATAGTGCTGCCTTTCATCAGCTAGGAGAGGTTTTAACTCACCAAGAACTATGGTCAGAGGCTATTGTCGCTTATCGTCAGGCAATTGAGCTTAATTCTGATTTTTTCTGGTCATATAATAATTTGGGCTATGCTCTAATTCAGTTAGAACAATGGTCAGAAGCCATTACCATCTATCAACAGGCAATTAAACTTAATCCCCAATTTCCTTGGTCGTACTATAATCTAGCTGAAGCCTACGGCAAACTCGATCGCTGGGATCGGGCGGTGGACTTCTACCAACAGGCAGCTAAAATTCAGCCAGATCTGCCTAAAATTCAGCTAAAGTTGGGGGACGCGCTATTTCGCCGTAGTCAACAGGATCGAGAGGTGGCCCTAAAACATTTTCAGCTTGCTATTGAACAAAATCCTGACGATCCCGAAGTTTACCATCACGCCTTGGCAATTGATAAAACTAATCTGAAGTTTTATCTCAAACTGGGGGATATTTTAGTACGCTCAGGAGAAATAGATCAGGCAATCGTTACTTATCAGATGGCTTTGCAAATTCAGCCAAAAAACGGTGCAGCAATGGCACGTTTACAGGAAATTCTGCTGAAGCGACCCAACTGCAATGTCGGGCAATATATTAGCAATGTATCGACTGCTGTAGTTGAATATAGTCAGTCAGATTTAAAGTCCTTGGGGGCAGAACTACAGCAGATTTTGCCCCACAGTAACGAGCCTCAGGTTTCAATTATCATTCCTGTTTACAATCAGCTAAATTACACTCTAGACTGTTTAAAAGCGATCGCCACTAATGTCCATAAGTCTACGGCGATCGAGATTATCTTGGTTAATGACTGTTCTACGGATGAGACAAAAAAAATCTTAGAGCCAATTTCGGCAATTAACCTAGTTAACAATCAGTCCAATCAAGGCTTTATCTATTCTTGTAACCAAGGAGCATCCTTAGCTAAAGGCAAATATCTTTATTTCCTCAATAATGATACGCAAATCAAGCCTAACTGTATTGAAAGCCTAATCGAAGTCTTAGACCAAGATCATCAGGTAGGTGCAGTAGGTTCAAAATTAATTTATGCTCAAGGTGCTTTACAGGAGGCTGGGGGAATTATTTGGCAAGATGCTTCAGGCTGGAACTATGGCAGACAAGATAATGCCAATGCCCCTGAATATAATTATTTGCGTCCTGTAGACTACTGTTCGGCAGCCAGCTTAATGGTTAGGACAGAGATTTTTGAGCGACTTCAGGGTTTTGAACAGGATTTTGCCCCTGCTTACTATGAAGATACGGATCTTTGTTTTGCTATTCGTCACCAACTAGGGCTTAAGGTAATGTATCAGCCCAAGTCAGAGGTGATTCACTACGAGGGAATTAGTTCTGGTACTTCTACCAGTAGTGGTACTAAAAAATATCAGCTAGTCAATGGAGTTAAATTTCGACAAAAGTGGCAAGATGTTCTCAACGGTCAATATTTACCTAACACTGGCGTTGCCAATGTTCCTTTAGCCAGCAGGAAATATTTGGGCAACAAAACCATCCTAATTATCGATAGCTATATGCCTTGCTACGACAAGGAGTCTGGTTCTCGTCGTTTGTTTGAACTGCTAAAAATATTTAAATCTCTTAATTTTCACGTAATTTTTGCTGCGGATAATGGCTATAAAGCTGAACCATACACCTCAGTTATGGAGAATTTACAAATAGAAGTTCTTTATACTCAACAGGGTTACGGCAATACTATCGACCAACAAATAAACGAGCGATTATCTTTGATTGATGCGGCTTGGATTTGTCGCCCCGAACTAAATGAAAAGTACACATCATTAATTAAATCAAAACAGTCAATTAAAGTTATCTACGACACTATTGACTTGCACTATCTACGGTTAAAAAGAGCCTGGGAATTATCAGCAAAACAAAGCCCAGAGTCAGCAAAAGACTGGCAGCGAATGCAAGCCACAGAATTACGCCTAGCTTCGCAGGCAGATTTAACTATTACCGTAACTGCGATCGAACAAGAAATATTACAGGCACAGCTTGAACCAAAAACAATATCTACAGATAAAGTAGCCGTCGTGCCTAACATTCATTTTCCCTATCAAGGAGATATTCCTAGTTTTCATGAACGCTCAGGAATATTGTTTATCGGTAGCTATAATCATCCCCCCAATGTTGATGCAATTTTATGGTTATGCCAAAAGATCATGCCTCTGGTATGGCAAAAACAGCCTGATATTAAAGTAACTTTGCTTGGCAGTAACGTGACACCTGAAGTTAAAGCTTTAGCAGGGGATAAAATTACGGTGACTGGATATGTAGATGACGTTAGCTCCTATTTTTTAAGCCATAAGCTATCAGTTTCCCCGCTTCGCTATGGAGCAGGAATGAAAGGAAAAATAGGTCAGAGCTTAGAATATAGTTTGCCCGTAGTTTCGACTGAAATTGGCACCGAAGGCATGAATCTTCAGCCTGAACAAATTTTAGAGGCTAACAATACTGAAGACTTTGCTGAACAAATTTTACGACTTTATAATGATGTCAATCTTTGGAATAGCTTGTCTTTTAATTCTTGGCAAGCGATCGCACCTTATACCCCAGAAACAATCAAACAAAACATCAAAGAATTGATGCAGGGGTTAATTGAATAG
- the glnT gene encoding type III glutamate--ammonia ligase, protein MLLSELARDRKIRYFLISFTDLFGVQRAKLVPAQSIDEMAKSGAGFGGFAAWLDMSPADPDIFAMPDPHSLFQLPWQPDVAWMPADLYINGDPLMQSPRVVLKQVLKAAAERGYTIKTGVECEYFLLSADELEISDSRDRSSKPCYDQQALMRRYDVVSEICDAMLTLGWKPYQNDHEDGNGQFEMNWTYDDALITADRHAFFKYMAKSIAEKHGFRATFMPKPFADLTGNGCHTHVSVWDNTGKTNLFEDEKSESELSTIGYQFIGGVLESASALCAFTNPAINSYKRINALNTVSGATWSPNTISYSGNNRTHLIRIPDLGRFEFRLSDGAVNPYLLPSAIIAAGLNGIERKIDPGDRSNNNSYTEPSSDKAKSLPGNLLDALRCLENNTVLAKAMGKDFVDSYLKLKYQQWNQYSNHISNWELDNTLNC, encoded by the coding sequence ATGTTATTATCAGAACTAGCTCGCGATCGCAAAATACGTTATTTTCTCATTTCTTTTACCGATCTATTTGGCGTGCAAAGAGCCAAACTTGTTCCTGCCCAAAGTATCGACGAAATGGCAAAAAGTGGTGCAGGATTTGGCGGATTTGCTGCTTGGTTGGATATGAGTCCCGCCGATCCCGATATTTTCGCCATGCCCGATCCCCATAGTCTATTTCAGTTACCTTGGCAGCCAGATGTGGCGTGGATGCCAGCCGATCTCTATATAAATGGAGATCCCCTGATGCAGAGTCCTAGGGTAGTACTAAAGCAGGTACTTAAAGCAGCCGCAGAACGGGGATACACGATTAAAACTGGGGTCGAATGCGAATATTTTCTGTTATCGGCGGATGAGTTAGAAATTTCCGACAGTCGCGATCGCTCTTCTAAACCCTGTTACGATCAACAGGCATTGATGCGCCGTTATGACGTGGTTAGTGAAATTTGCGATGCCATGTTGACTTTGGGTTGGAAACCTTATCAAAACGATCATGAGGATGGTAACGGGCAGTTTGAAATGAACTGGACTTATGATGATGCCTTGATTACGGCCGATCGCCATGCTTTTTTTAAGTACATGGCTAAAAGTATTGCCGAGAAACATGGGTTTCGTGCTACCTTTATGCCCAAGCCTTTCGCCGATCTAACTGGTAACGGCTGTCACACTCATGTTTCTGTTTGGGATAATACAGGCAAGACTAATTTATTTGAAGACGAAAAATCAGAATCAGAACTTTCCACCATCGGCTATCAATTTATTGGCGGAGTTTTAGAGTCGGCTTCTGCTTTGTGCGCCTTTACCAATCCTGCAATTAATTCTTACAAGCGGATTAATGCCCTCAATACAGTATCGGGTGCAACTTGGTCGCCTAATACTATTAGCTATAGTGGTAACAATCGCACCCATCTGATTCGTATTCCCGATCTTGGTCGGTTTGAATTTCGACTGTCTGATGGCGCAGTAAATCCCTATTTGCTTCCGAGTGCAATTATTGCAGCAGGATTAAATGGTATCGAGCGTAAAATAGATCCAGGCGATCGCTCTAATAATAATAGCTACACCGAACCATCATCAGATAAAGCAAAATCTCTTCCTGGTAATTTATTAGATGCTTTACGCTGTCTAGAAAATAATACAGTTTTGGCAAAAGCTATGGGAAAAGATTTTGTAGATTCTTATTTAAAATTAAAATACCAACAGTGGAATCAATACAGTAATCATATTAGTAATTGGGAGTTAGATAATACTCTAAATTGCTGA
- a CDS encoding heme-dependent oxidative N-demethylase family protein, with amino-acid sequence MSNSPEAIKNFPFPFQNDSYMYAVNIQPVTNQAIFDVDEHYHAEIKERDRILTEGKQGRYFAFPHMKVAQWDVVEIIMNDLANYYPESFSLTQNGDRWTWENKKLNLKDTFTFLDESTLPYEPFEYISRQVQEDIILLDQREGDLFMDAGILTFPASWSLGFDAGMRFEEFHGPVPRAHELGVFKKAKAFLMRVQIGKPWTRLNWTMTVNRRLDTSLDTYADWKDERNTVTLANCGAKVHLRVEVQRFVRLPRSNGLMFPIHTYMISLEELLTNRIWTRRLDQVLKNLPPDLVEYKGLSPYHETVLTWLSQFDLESELVSSSQVASSK; translated from the coding sequence ATGAGTAATAGCCCCGAAGCAATTAAAAATTTCCCTTTTCCTTTTCAGAATGATTCTTATATGTATGCGGTTAATATTCAACCCGTAACTAATCAGGCAATCTTTGATGTTGACGAACACTATCACGCCGAAATAAAGGAACGCGATCGCATTTTAACTGAAGGTAAACAAGGACGCTATTTTGCTTTCCCTCACATGAAAGTTGCTCAGTGGGATGTGGTTGAAATAATTATGAATGATTTGGCTAATTACTACCCCGAATCTTTTTCTCTAACTCAAAATGGCGATCGCTGGACTTGGGAGAACAAAAAGCTTAACCTCAAAGATACCTTTACCTTTTTAGACGAATCAACCTTACCCTACGAACCATTTGAATATATCTCTCGTCAAGTTCAAGAAGATATTATCTTACTCGATCAACGCGAAGGCGATTTATTTATGGATGCAGGAATACTTACCTTTCCTGCCAGTTGGTCATTAGGATTTGATGCAGGAATGCGCTTTGAAGAATTTCACGGACCCGTACCACGAGCGCATGAACTGGGCGTTTTCAAAAAAGCTAAAGCCTTTTTAATGCGGGTACAGATCGGTAAACCTTGGACAAGACTTAACTGGACGATGACCGTTAACCGTCGCTTGGATACATCTCTCGATACCTATGCCGACTGGAAAGACGAACGCAATACAGTCACTTTAGCCAACTGTGGCGCAAAGGTACATTTGCGAGTTGAAGTACAGCGATTTGTCCGTTTACCCCGCAGTAACGGTTTGATGTTTCCCATCCATACTTACATGATTAGCTTGGAAGAACTTCTAACTAATCGGATTTGGACAAGAAGACTAGATCAGGTGTTGAAAAATCTTCCTCCCGATCTAGTTGAGTATAAAGGCTTAAGTCCCTACCACGAAACTGTATTAACTTGGCTGTCTCAATTCGATCTTGAATCAGAATTGGTTTCCTCTTCTCAAGTAGCAAGTAGCAAGTAG